The Mesoterricola silvestris sequence GGGACTGCGCAATCGGGGACGCATAGCTTAAGGAAAGCCGGGCAGAGCGGCCCCGGCTCTCCCTCGCAGGCCTGTCGCAGGCTGTGGAGGACATCCTTCATTCCCTGAAGTTCCACCAGCCGCTCCGTAAGGGCGTGGAGCTTCCGGTCCAGCAGGGCCTTCATTTCATCGCAGGCGTGCTCGTCCCGAATGTCCGTGCGGAGGAGAATCTTGATCTCCTCCAGGATGAAACCGCTGCGCTGGGCTTGCTTGATGAAGCGCACCGTCTCCACCGAGGAGGCGTCGTACAGCCGGTAGCCCTTGGCGGTCCGGCCCACAGGCTCCAGGAGGCCCAGGCGCTCGTAAAGGCGGACCGCCTGGTCGCTCACCCCGCAGGCCTCGGTGAGGTCGCGCATCTTGAAGGCCCCAGGTGCCATGACCACCTCCCAGGTAGCAGGTTAAGGTCTATACCCGGGTATAAACTCAAGGGGCCAAAGAAACTTTCTTTGGAGGTCCCCTCAGAAGCCACGGAGCGCTACTTGATCCCTGGTTGCACGTTTGTTGGGGTTACCCCGTGACAGACCGCTTGCCGCGGCCACCATTGCCCAGGTGCATGATGCAATTTTGAAGGACGGTCGTCACGTGGCCGTCAAGGTGCAGCGCCCAGACCTGCACAGAATCATCGGCAAGGATTTTGCGGCGTTGTCCTACCTTGTCGCCCTCGGGGAAGGGCTCTTTCCCCGGTTGCGCGCCTTTGACTTGCCCGTGATCGTGCGGGAGTTCGCCAACAGTCTGGAACGGGAAACCGACTTCAGACATGAGGCCCATTCCATGGTGCTTATTCGCGCTGCCCTGGCAGATGTTCCCGACTTCTGGATTCCTGACGTTATTGCGGAAGCCTCGACTGGCAAGGTGCTAACGATGGAATACTCGGCAGGCGAACGGGTGGACCTCTACGGAAAGAACCATCCCGAAGCGATGCCCAAGGCCATCAACACGTTGGTCAAGCTGATGCTGCACTCGATCTTTGAAGAAGGGTTGTTCCACGCCGATTCACATCCCGGGAACGTCTTCGTCCTGCCAGATGGGCGGCTCTCCCTGCTCGATTTTGGCATGACCGGCGAACTCGACGAGGCGATGCGCGAATCTTTAACTCGCCTCCTCGAAGCCGTCGTCAACGGCGATGCGCGGGCCACCACCGAGGCCTATCTCGAGATGGCCCCGGCCAACGAACAGGTCAATCGTGCAGCGCTGGTGGTGGATGTCAAGGCCGTGCTCTATGAAATTCACCGACACAGCTTGGCGGATGCCTCCATCGGCAATGCGTTCGAGGCGCTCCTCCGTGCCGGCAGCGAGAATGGGGTTCACAACCCCGGAGAATTTTTCCTGCTCACCCGGGCGTTTATCATTCTGGAATCGATGATCCGCCAGCTCTCGCCAGGCCATGACTAC is a genomic window containing:
- a CDS encoding ABC1 kinase family protein; this encodes MGLPRDRPLAAATIAQVHDAILKDGRHVAVKVQRPDLHRIIGKDFAALSYLVALGEGLFPRLRAFDLPVIVREFANSLERETDFRHEAHSMVLIRAALADVPDFWIPDVIAEASTGKVLTMEYSAGERVDLYGKNHPEAMPKAINTLVKLMLHSIFEEGLFHADSHPGNVFVLPDGRLSLLDFGMTGELDEAMRESLTRLLEAVVNGDARATTEAYLEMAPANEQVNRAALVVDVKAVLYEIHRHSLADASIGNAFEALLRAGSENGVHNPGEFFLLTRAFIILESMIRQLSPGHDYMKSFQEEIARRKAQHFSLGRIQDKTTRLAREMERLFSDAPSDTRRILRRFAEGNLGRVQSPGMEALGDRVSNNLERLASSVAFGSLVVGGSLLLFAQMGGWHHRLGEAMVISGILGMVIRSLGAWLRNRRRP
- a CDS encoding MerR family DNA-binding protein; protein product: MAPGAFKMRDLTEACGVSDQAVRLYERLGLLEPVGRTAKGYRLYDASSVETVRFIKQAQRSGFILEEIKILLRTDIRDEHACDEMKALLDRKLHALTERLVELQGMKDVLHSLRQACEGEPGPLCPAFLKLCVPDCAVPDPKGARPLRRR